TCTAGTTTGATCATCTATACTCATTGATGGATGTCTCGCATCAATCAGATGAACAAATACTCGAATAGCATCTCTATTGGCCAGAAACTGCGTCAGATGTTTTTGCCACTCATTCTTTAAACTTTTACTGGCTTTCGCATAACCGTAACCTGGCAGATCCACAAACCGAAGAGGAAACCGTTGCTCATCTATTTTGTATTCAACATCAAAAAAGTTAATTAATTTTGTTTTTCCCGGTGTAGCAGAACTTTTTGCAAGATTTTTTCTATCAGTCAAAGCATTCAGTAAAGAACTTTTCCCTACATTGCTTCTTCCAAGAAACGCCACTTCACTCATACTGGCAGGTGGGGCCTGCTTGATTGTCGGCGCAGAAGTTACAAACTTGGAAGCAACGGGACGAATCATTTTTCCTCAATATTCAGGATCATCTTCACAGGTCTCTTTTTTGTTCCTGCTACATTGACTTTTGATGCAATGAGATCGAGATAAATTTTGTCTCCATACACCTCTTTTTTATCCGGATAGGTAACTACATGGACATTGTCAAAAAATTGATATACCTTTTTATTTGGATAATAAACCAGTTTTTTACATTTCCCTTTATACTCTTTATTCTTTTGATCAAAAAGATCAAAACGTACATTATCGATAGCGACAAATTTTATAGGTTTTTTCTGTTTATTAAAATAGACAAAAAGCTTTTCAGCCCACAGTCGATTTTTTCCTCTTTTGACCTGTACATTCCCGAGAAATTTCGATATCAGTTCGTTTTCACTTGCTTCAAATTTCTGTGAAGTAATCTCTATCTCTTGAGCAAACAGGATAAGAGAAACAGACAGTACTAATAAGATCTTTTTCATTCTTCACTCTTTATAATCGCTTTTACTTTCTTTGACCAAATTCTACCAAGTTTTTTATTAACTTTAAGTTCTTTTCCAAAAATCGTATATTTTTGTGACACTATCACAAACGGTGCATCAACGTTCAAAATCTCTTTTTGTATATCATAATGGGCTTTTGAACTTTTCAAAGTATACTCTTTTCCCTGATAAACGATTTTTTCAAAAAGATCGATACTGTTTGTGTCTTGGTGAAATATACCTTTAAGAGCCGTTATCTTTTCCCCATTGCGATGTGCTACCGGTTGTAACACCTCTATCTCTTTTGGTCTTTTGATACCTTTTTTACCATATAAAACAAATGAGCTTCCATCTGTTGCAAAAGAGCGATACAAAAAGTCATAAAAAACCACACTTTCCTGTGTGCTTGGTCGCACCTCATAGGTAAAAGGTTTAAAAAAAATGAACCATATAAAAAGATAACCAACGATGAAGCCTAGAAACAAAAAGTATCGCAATCACTCTCCTATCCAAAAAGAGAGATACTCCTCATACAGTCCCTCCTGTTGAAGCAGATATTCGATCATTTCACGCACAGCACCTTTTCCACCGCCTTTTGACAGGACCACATCTACATTTTCTTTAATAAAATCGATTGCATCTACAGGTGCGAAAGAAAGCCCTGTTAGTTTCAACAATCTATAATCATTCAGATCATCTCCTATTGCAGCAACATTCTCAAGTGGAATAGAAAGTTTTTGACACAATTCAAAAAGCTTCTCTTCTTTACGCTGTACTCGTTGATAGAGATACGGTATACCAAGTTCTTTCGCCCTATACTCTACTATTTTTGATGTTCTTCCTGTAATAATTGCAACTTTTTTCCCAAGTCTCAGCCATTGAACGATCGCAAAACCGTCTTTGACGTTAAAGCTTTTAGCTTCATCCAATGCATTTGTATAGGTGATCGAGCCATCTGTCATGCATCCGTCTACATCGAGCACCAAAAGCTCAATCATAAAACGCCCTTCGTACTCGGCATACCCGCTCTTTTGTCTTCTGCAAGTGCACGTCTAAGAGCAACAGCTAATGCTTTGAAAGAAGCTTCGGCAAGATGGTGCCTGTTTTTGCCTCTTTTTTGGACGATATGGGCAGTTATCCTAGCATTAAAGACAAAAGCTCGGAAAAACTCTTCAATAAGTTCTGCATCAAACCGGCCAATTGTTCCATCAATATCAACCTCATAGACCAAAAAAGGCCTATTGGAAAGGTCTATTGCACACTCTACCGCACTCTCATCCATGACAATCACCGCATCACCAAAACGCTCTTTGTTCTGGATAGGAAAAACAGACTGGTGGAAGGCCTGTCCAAGAACAATCCCAACATCTTCCACGCTGTGGTGGAAATCGACATGAATATCCCCTTTGCAGACAAGATTAATGTCAAAACGTGCATGTTTTGCAAAGGATTCGAGCATGTGATCGAAAAAGCCAATACCAGTTTCAATATTTGCTATACCTGTTCCGTTCACTTCCAATTCAACGACAATATCTGTCTCTTTTGTCTGCCTCTGTATTTTAATCATTTCCATTCCTTATGATGAATGCACCTGGATACAACCCTTGTGCAATGAAATCTCGTGCCTCTTTTTCACTACGAAATCCTGTAAGCCATACCCGATAGAGTGGTAAGCCATCCACATAAAATTTTTTGATCACCGCTTTGTATCTTCCTTGTACCAATATATTGCGATCCCGTGTGATTTTTGCACCTTGATATCGTCTAAACGATCCGATCTGCACTGCAAAATTGTTTAAAACAACCTTTCTTTTCGGGATACCTGGCAAATTTTCCACTTTCCCGCCAAATCCAAGGACCTCCAGTTCTACCGGAGCCGTACCGGTTTTGATCATGTCTATTTTTTTCGCCGCACTGTAAGAAAGATCAATGATTCTATTGCCGACAAATGGACCTCTATCGTTGATGCGTACCACTGTGCTTTTCCCGTTATTGAGATTTGTCACTCGTACCATCGTATTCATAGGAAGTGTCTTATGGGCTGCTGTATACTCATACATGTTATAGGTTTCACCATTACTTGTTTTTTTCCCATGAAAATTTGGACCATACCAACTTGCAATCCCTCGATATTTTGTCCCAACTTCTACGACAGTGGGATAGTACCGCACACCATTAACGACATAGGGACGCATTGTCGCCCGATGCACAGAAGGAGAATTATTGATTTTACCGTAACTGGTATGATAGGTTGTATAGGACAGATTGGAAACACTCTCACCGCACCCTGCAAACAAAAGCATAAAAATGAAGAAAAAAAGGTATTTAATTATAAATGACAAGTGTCTCTCCTATGCGAAGTCTGCTATCTCTTTTTTTATTCCACTGCTTTATTTTATGTGCGGTCACACCAAACTTTTTTGCAATGAAACTCAATGTATCACCCTTTTTGACTCTGTATACTCTTTTTTTGACAATTTTCTTAGGAATCGGCACTATCAGCTTTTGTCCAATTCGGATAATACTTCGTTTTAAATTGTTAAAACGCTTCAACATCGATACTTTCACCCCATATGTTCTTGCAATTTTATAGAGCGATTCCCCTTTTTTCACCCGATGGGTCAAAAATCCCTCTGTGAAATTGGACGGTTTA
This region of Nitratiruptor sp. YY08-10 genomic DNA includes:
- the yihA gene encoding ribosome biogenesis GTP-binding protein YihA/YsxC — its product is MIRPVASKFVTSAPTIKQAPPASMSEVAFLGRSNVGKSSLLNALTDRKNLAKSSATPGKTKLINFFDVEYKIDEQRFPLRFVDLPGYGYAKASKSLKNEWQKHLTQFLANRDAIRVFVHLIDARHPSMSIDDQTRAFLQSIKKKDQIVIEVFTKADKLKQKELAALKKRYPDALLISNVTKKGIEELKRKILEHIFGKDSLL
- a CDS encoding septal ring lytic transglycosylase RlpA family protein yields the protein MLLFAGCGESVSNLSYTTYHTSYGKINNSPSVHRATMRPYVVNGVRYYPTVVEVGTKYRGIASWYGPNFHGKKTSNGETYNMYEYTAAHKTLPMNTMVRVTNLNNGKSTVVRINDRGPFVGNRIIDLSYSAAKKIDMIKTGTAPVELEVLGFGGKVENLPGIPKRKVVLNNFAVQIGSFRRYQGAKITRDRNILVQGRYKAVIKKFYVDGLPLYRVWLTGFRSEKEARDFIAQGLYPGAFIIRNGND
- the lptC gene encoding LPS export ABC transporter periplasmic protein LptC, translating into MRYFLFLGFIVGYLFIWFIFFKPFTYEVRPSTQESVVFYDFLYRSFATDGSSFVLYGKKGIKRPKEIEVLQPVAHRNGEKITALKGIFHQDTNSIDLFEKIVYQGKEYTLKSSKAHYDIQKEILNVDAPFVIVSQKYTIFGKELKVNKKLGRIWSKKVKAIIKSEE
- a CDS encoding HAD family hydrolase; the protein is MIELLVLDVDGCMTDGSITYTNALDEAKSFNVKDGFAIVQWLRLGKKVAIITGRTSKIVEYRAKELGIPYLYQRVQRKEEKLFELCQKLSIPLENVAAIGDDLNDYRLLKLTGLSFAPVDAIDFIKENVDVVLSKGGGKGAVREMIEYLLQQEGLYEEYLSFWIGE
- the hisB gene encoding imidazoleglycerol-phosphate dehydratase HisB codes for the protein MIKIQRQTKETDIVVELEVNGTGIANIETGIGFFDHMLESFAKHARFDINLVCKGDIHVDFHHSVEDVGIVLGQAFHQSVFPIQNKERFGDAVIVMDESAVECAIDLSNRPFLVYEVDIDGTIGRFDAELIEEFFRAFVFNARITAHIVQKRGKNRHHLAEASFKALAVALRRALAEDKRAGMPSTKGVL
- the lptA gene encoding lipopolysaccharide transport periplasmic protein LptA encodes the protein MKKILLVLSVSLILFAQEIEITSQKFEASENELISKFLGNVQVKRGKNRLWAEKLFVYFNKQKKPIKFVAIDNVRFDLFDQKNKEYKGKCKKLVYYPNKKVYQFFDNVHVVTYPDKKEVYGDKIYLDLIASKVNVAGTKKRPVKMILNIEEK